One genomic region from Candidatus Tisiphia endosymbiont of Dioctria linearis encodes:
- a CDS encoding Rpn family recombination-promoting nuclease/putative transposase, which translates to MLISLINSIVSREDQVAEVQLLNPYNPKNFKSDKLSILDIKAQGKDGKRFNIEMQITDADDYDKRALYYWAKLYTEQLKNAEDYATLSKAIGIHILNFTSILHENKYHNVFHIVEKDSGLLYFKDLELHTIELNKFTNNPKEQLTDIVKKVKTSLDRWSTFLTRHDLLNKDNLPKELNDASLRKALTVLDVMNFTEEERDSYEEHLKWLRIEANTLKKARREGKEEGREEGIRIGEARGEAKLIKMMIENGSSIEEVAKITKLSVAKITELLKALND; encoded by the coding sequence TTGCTTATTTCGCTGATCAATTCTATTGTATCTAGAGAAGATCAAGTGGCAGAAGTGCAGCTTCTTAATCCATATAATCCAAAAAATTTCAAGAGCGATAAATTGTCAATTTTAGATATTAAAGCCCAAGGAAAAGATGGCAAAAGATTTAATATTGAAATGCAAATTACTGACGCGGATGATTATGACAAAAGAGCTCTATATTATTGGGCAAAGTTATATACTGAGCAATTAAAGAATGCAGAGGATTATGCTACTTTATCGAAAGCCATTGGTATTCATATATTAAACTTTACCTCTATTTTACATGAAAATAAATATCATAATGTGTTTCATATAGTAGAAAAAGATAGTGGTTTGTTATATTTTAAAGATTTAGAATTGCATACTATTGAGCTAAATAAGTTTACTAATAATCCGAAGGAACAGCTGACGGACATAGTAAAAAAGGTAAAAACCTCTCTTGATAGATGGAGTACTTTTTTAACGAGACATGATTTGCTGAACAAAGATAATTTACCTAAAGAGTTAAATGATGCTAGCCTAAGAAAAGCCCTGACAGTTCTGGATGTGATGAATTTCACTGAAGAAGAACGTGATTCATATGAAGAACACCTGAAATGGCTACGTATTGAAGCTAACACTCTCAAGAAAGCACGGAGGGAAGGCAAAGAAGAAGGTAGAGAAGAAGGTATCCGAATTGGCGAAGCTAGGGGAGAAGCTAAATTAATAAAAATGATGATAGAAAATGGTAGTTCTATTGAGGAAGTAGCGAAAATAACCAAACTATCTGTTGCTAAGATTACTGAACTACTGAAAGCCCTAAATGACTGA
- a CDS encoding Rpn family recombination-promoting nuclease/putative transposase, with protein sequence MSNISPRVDIAFKKIFGVEENKDLLISLINSIVSREDQVAEVQLLNPYNPKNFKSDKLSILDIKAQGKDGKRFNIEMQITDADDYDKRALYYWAKLYTEQLKNAEDYATLSKAIGIHILNFTSILHENKYHNVFHIVEKDSGLLYFKDLELHTIELNKFTNNPKEQLTDIVKKVKTSLDRWSTFLTRHDLLNKDNLPKELNDASLRKALTVLDVMNFTEEERDSYEEHLKWLRIEANTLKKARREGKEEGREEGIRIGKARGEAKLIKMMIENGSSIEEIARMTKLSIAKINELLKI encoded by the coding sequence ATGTCAAATATCAGTCCTAGAGTTGATATAGCCTTCAAAAAAATCTTTGGTGTTGAAGAGAATAAGGATTTGCTTATTTCGCTGATCAATTCGATTGTATCTAGAGAAGACCAAGTGGCAGAAGTGCAGCTTCTTAATCCATATAATCCAAAAAATTTCAAGAGCGATAAATTGTCAATTTTAGATATTAAAGCCCAAGGAAAAGACGGCAAAAGATTTAATATCGAAATGCAAATTACTGACGCGGATGATTATGACAAAAGAGCTCTGTATTATTGGGCAAAGTTATATACTGAGCAATTAAAGAATGCAGAGGATTATGCTACTTTATCGAAAGCCATTGGTATTCATATATTAAACTTTACCTCTATTTTACATGAAAATAAATATCATAATGTGTTTCATATAGTAGAAAAAGATAGTGGTTTGTTATATTTCAAAGATTTAGAATTGCATACTATTGAGCTAAATAAGTTTACTAATAATCCGAAGGAACAGCTGACGGACATAGTAAAAAAGGTAAAAACCTCTCTTGATAGATGGAGTACTTTTTTAACGAGACATGATTTGTTGAACAAAGATAATTTACCTAAAGAGTTAAATGATGCTAGCCTAAGAAAAGCCCTGACAGTTCTGGATGTGATGAATTTCACTGAAGAAGAACGTGATTCATATGAAGAACACCTGAAATGGCTACGTATTGAAGCTAACACTCTCAAGAAAGCACGGAGGGAAGGCAAAGAAGAAGGTAGAGAAGAAGGTATCCGAATTGGCAAAGCTAGGGGAGAAGCTAAATTAATAAAAATGATGATAGAAAATGGTAGCTCTATTGAAGAAATAGCGAGAATGACTAAACTATCTATAGCTAAAATTAATGAATTATTGAAAATTTAA
- the nuoK gene encoding NADH-quinone oxidoreductase subunit NuoK produces MISTITLEHYLILSALIFSIGMVGLFMHRKNVITILMSIELMLLAVNINFVAFSAYAHEISGQIFSIIILTIAAAETSIGLAILLVYFRNKGSIELSDMNQMKG; encoded by the coding sequence ATGATTAGTACTATTACTTTGGAACATTATTTAATTTTGTCGGCACTGATTTTCAGTATAGGAATGGTCGGTTTGTTTATGCATCGTAAGAATGTCATAACAATTCTGATGTCGATTGAATTGATGCTGCTAGCTGTCAACATCAATTTTGTCGCATTTTCTGCTTATGCCCATGAGATATCGGGTCAAATTTTTAGTATAATAATCTTAACAATAGCAGCTGCCGAAACCTCTATAGGTCTTGCAATATTATTAGTTTATTTTAGAAATAAAGGTTCGATAGAACTAAGTGATATGAATCAGATGAAAGGGTAA
- the nuoI gene encoding NADH-quinone oxidoreductase subunit NuoI: MINYLKSFLLFEILSGLSLTLRYFFKPKVTINYPYEKGRISPRFKGEHALRRYANGEERCIACKLCEAICPAQAIIIEAKERADGSRRTTRYDIDMTKCIYCGLCQEACPVDAIVEGPNFEFATISHQELLYDKEKLLKNGDMWEQELAIKLHNDYKYK, from the coding sequence ATAATTAATTACCTGAAGTCTTTTTTGTTATTTGAAATACTATCAGGGCTTAGTCTAACTTTGAGGTATTTCTTTAAACCTAAAGTAACGATAAATTATCCCTATGAGAAGGGGCGGATAAGCCCAAGATTTAAGGGTGAACATGCATTAAGGCGTTACGCTAATGGTGAAGAGCGTTGTATTGCCTGTAAGCTTTGCGAAGCAATTTGCCCAGCTCAGGCTATTATTATTGAGGCAAAAGAAAGAGCAGATGGTAGTAGGCGTACTACTAGATATGATATTGATATGACTAAGTGCATTTATTGTGGTCTATGCCAAGAAGCATGCCCAGTTGATGCGATAGTGGAAGGTCCTAATTTTGAATTTGCTACTATTAGTCATCAAGAATTGCTTTATGATAAAGAAAAATTATTGAAGAATGGTGATATGTGGGAGCAAGAATTAGCAATTAAGCTACATAATGATTATAAATATAAATAA
- a CDS encoding RNHCP domain-containing protein, which translates to MVAKKFYRNKEDFNCEMCGEFIQGNGYTNHCSICFYSKHVDINPGDRASGCNGLMQPISYKIDGKKGLVLTHKCLKCREYKNNKLADTDNVENLLNIFSYKLFL; encoded by the coding sequence ATGGTAGCAAAAAAGTTTTATAGAAATAAAGAAGATTTTAATTGCGAGATGTGTGGTGAATTTATCCAAGGCAATGGTTATACTAACCATTGTTCAATATGTTTCTACAGTAAGCATGTAGATATTAACCCTGGGGATAGGGCATCTGGATGTAATGGGCTAATGCAACCAATTTCTTATAAAATAGATGGTAAAAAAGGTTTGGTCTTAACCCATAAATGTCTTAAATGTCGAGAATATAAAAATAATAAACTTGCTGATACTGATAATGTAGAAAATTTGCTAAATATTTTTAGTTATAAGTTATTTTTGTAA
- the nuoG gene encoding NADH-quinone oxidoreductase subunit NuoG produces MIKLTIDDIEIEVEEGTTVFRACSKLGIEIPHFCFHERLKIAGNCRMCLVEMEKSPKPIASCATPVAPGMVIHTNTIGVKKAREGVMEFLLINHPLDCPICDQGGECDLQDQAFKYGGARSRFLENKRTVKDKYMGPLIKTQMTRCIQCTRCIRFATDIAGIEEIGALYRGEHMEVTSYLERSLASELSGNIIDVCPVGALNSKPYSFKARSWELKKTESIDVFDAQGCNIRIDSRGEEVMRILPRVNDDINDEWISDKARFAYDGLKYQRLDSPYIRQNGKLVEASWSDAIALVAQKLQSLAGDQMVAIAGTLACTESMFLLKTLLQKLGCNNFDSNQFNYKIDRSSRGNYLFNTTISGLKKADLALLIGANIRQIAPVLNASIGILQREGKLKIARIGNISDQTYSINELGASPEIIKAIISGEHQFSKELLAAKNPIIIIGDGVYSREDGYAILALIHQMVDKYKIVRENWNGFNILHNHASMVGSLDIGFSPKNSSAKGGGNGVYEILQKAEIGDIKFVYLLGSDEIDMSKIKSSFVVYQGHHGDNGANAANVIFPASSYTEKDAIYLNFEGRPQYARAATSPVGQAKEDWLIINNLASSLGLNLGMNNLVEIRNKLAAEFPVFANISEIMSGDFIKFTSTDKLLNYDIVTKPINYYMTDSISRVSITMAKCLESKQEREKVA; encoded by the coding sequence ATGATAAAACTTACTATAGATGATATTGAAATTGAAGTAGAAGAGGGTACAACCGTATTTCGTGCCTGCAGCAAGCTTGGTATAGAAATCCCCCATTTCTGCTTTCATGAACGTTTGAAAATTGCTGGTAATTGTCGTATGTGCTTGGTAGAGATGGAAAAATCTCCCAAACCTATCGCCTCTTGTGCTACGCCTGTTGCCCCAGGTATGGTGATCCATACTAATACTATTGGCGTTAAAAAGGCTCGTGAAGGGGTAATGGAGTTTCTATTGATCAATCATCCTCTAGATTGTCCTATTTGTGACCAAGGGGGTGAGTGTGATCTACAGGATCAAGCATTTAAATATGGTGGAGCACGTTCTAGATTTTTGGAGAATAAAAGGACAGTCAAAGATAAATATATGGGACCTTTGATTAAAACCCAAATGACTAGATGCATACAATGTACAAGATGTATAAGGTTTGCCACTGATATTGCTGGAATTGAGGAAATAGGAGCTCTTTATAGAGGAGAGCATATGGAAGTTACCTCTTACCTTGAGCGTAGTCTTGCTTCAGAGTTGTCAGGCAATATTATCGATGTTTGTCCAGTTGGAGCATTAAATTCAAAGCCTTATTCTTTTAAAGCCCGTAGTTGGGAACTAAAGAAAACTGAATCAATAGATGTATTTGATGCCCAAGGTTGTAATATCAGGATCGATAGTAGGGGGGAGGAAGTAATGAGGATATTACCTAGGGTTAATGATGACATTAATGATGAGTGGATATCCGATAAAGCACGATTTGCTTATGATGGTTTGAAATATCAAAGGTTAGATTCTCCGTATATCAGACAAAATGGTAAATTAGTTGAAGCCTCTTGGAGTGATGCCATTGCTCTAGTAGCACAAAAATTACAATCGCTTGCCGGTGATCAAATGGTGGCAATCGCTGGAACACTCGCCTGTACCGAATCAATGTTTTTATTAAAAACATTGTTACAGAAGCTAGGATGTAATAATTTTGATAGTAATCAATTTAATTATAAAATAGACCGATCTAGTAGGGGAAACTATCTATTTAACACAACGATTTCTGGACTTAAAAAAGCTGATCTTGCTTTGCTAATTGGTGCAAATATTAGGCAAATAGCTCCAGTCCTTAATGCTAGTATTGGTATATTACAAAGAGAGGGTAAGTTAAAAATAGCTCGAATTGGTAATATTAGCGATCAAACTTATTCTATCAATGAATTAGGGGCTAGCCCTGAAATAATTAAGGCAATAATATCAGGAGAACATCAATTTTCTAAGGAGTTGTTAGCTGCAAAAAATCCAATAATAATCATTGGTGATGGAGTATATTCTCGTGAGGATGGTTATGCTATTTTGGCACTCATTCATCAGATGGTGGATAAATATAAGATAGTTAGAGAGAATTGGAATGGTTTTAATATATTGCATAATCATGCGTCAATGGTTGGTAGTTTAGATATAGGTTTTAGCCCTAAAAATTCTAGTGCTAAGGGTGGTGGTAATGGGGTTTATGAAATTTTACAAAAGGCAGAAATAGGTGATATCAAATTTGTCTATTTACTAGGTAGTGATGAGATTGATATGAGTAAAATAAAATCATCTTTTGTCGTATATCAAGGGCATCACGGTGATAATGGAGCAAATGCAGCAAATGTCATTTTTCCTGCTAGTAGCTATACAGAGAAAGATGCTATTTACCTAAATTTTGAAGGAAGACCACAATATGCTAGGGCAGCAACTAGTCCAGTAGGGCAAGCAAAAGAAGATTGGCTTATTATAAATAACCTAGCCAGTAGTTTAGGGTTAAATCTTGGTATGAATAATTTAGTTGAAATAAGAAATAAGTTGGCAGCAGAGTTTCCAGTATTTGCCAATATTTCTGAAATAATGAGTGGTGACTTTATAAAATTTACCTCTACAGATAAATTACTTAACTATGATATAGTTACTAAACCAATAAATTATTACATGACAGATTCAATTAGTAGGGTATCTATTACTATGGCAAAGTGTTTGGAATCAAAACAAGAAAGGGAAAAAGTTGCATGA
- a CDS encoding LicD family protein: protein MHKKNKKTNKFFFKVVGIIIIIYGLYRGYVEFYDHQWRYVTPTDQQVQKYTISADTALNLYQLMKDTHEILTKHNINYWIESGTLLGAVRHQGIIPFDDDLDIGIMHADEIRLQDILTDFTELGYKVRHQSFYTICSKVCIDIFIFRQKDDKFLYSNFRTLYRFPNDFFYINELFPLKKYQFGEIEVYGPNESKGNLDRAYPEWDKYAVIQQPHNFHVTLSPIEQKTKFILTPKLLEPAKPTGPLENQVIPKPLIK from the coding sequence ATGCACAAAAAAAATAAAAAAACTAATAAGTTTTTCTTTAAAGTAGTTGGGATAATTATAATTATCTATGGTTTATACCGAGGTTATGTAGAGTTTTATGATCACCAATGGAGGTATGTAACTCCTACCGACCAACAAGTACAGAAATATACAATTAGTGCAGATACAGCCTTAAACTTATATCAATTAATGAAAGATACCCATGAAATATTAACTAAGCATAACATAAATTATTGGATTGAGAGCGGTACGCTTCTTGGAGCAGTAAGACACCAAGGTATTATACCTTTTGATGATGACTTAGATATTGGCATAATGCATGCTGATGAAATCAGATTACAAGATATATTAACGGATTTCACAGAGTTAGGTTATAAAGTTCGCCATCAAAGTTTTTACACGATATGTTCTAAGGTTTGTATAGATATCTTTATCTTCCGGCAAAAAGATGACAAGTTTTTATATAGTAATTTTAGAACACTATATAGATTTCCCAATGATTTCTTTTATATAAATGAATTATTTCCACTAAAAAAATATCAATTTGGTGAGATTGAAGTTTATGGTCCTAATGAATCTAAAGGAAATTTAGATAGAGCTTATCCGGAATGGGATAAATATGCTGTAATTCAACAACCGCATAATTTTCATGTTACCCTTTCACCTATTGAACAAAAGACTAAATTTATTTTAACTCCGAAATTATTAGAACCAGCTAAACCAACTGGCCCTTTAGAAAATCAGGTAATTCCCAAACCATTAATTAAATAG
- the tsaE gene encoding tRNA (adenosine(37)-N6)-threonylcarbamoyltransferase complex ATPase subunit type 1 TsaE — MKFQKESVILNNEQDSILFAQTIAKNLESNKIITFSGDLGCGKTFICREIIKHFCGSDTNISSPTFNLLQIYKTSKFMIYHFDLYRLNYLEEIYELGIEEALQGNICLIEWPEIIEEILPLPITKIHLQILEDNKRFCSIYHFS; from the coding sequence ATGAAGTTTCAAAAAGAGTCGGTTATTTTAAATAATGAACAAGACTCTATATTGTTTGCACAAACTATCGCTAAAAATTTAGAGTCTAATAAAATTATAACTTTTTCAGGTGATTTAGGTTGTGGAAAAACATTTATCTGTCGAGAGATTATAAAGCATTTTTGTGGATCTGATACTAATATCAGCAGCCCTACTTTTAATTTGCTACAAATCTACAAGACTTCAAAATTTATGATTTATCATTTTGATCTCTACCGTTTAAATTATTTAGAAGAAATTTATGAACTAGGTATAGAAGAAGCCTTGCAGGGCAATATTTGTCTAATTGAATGGCCAGAAATAATTGAAGAAATATTACCGCTACCTATAACTAAAATTCATCTACAAATACTCGAAGATAATAAACGCTTTTGTAGTATTTATCATTTCTCATAA
- a CDS encoding mannose-1-phosphate guanylyltransferase — protein sequence MKIKPVIMAGGLGTRLWPLSRQMQPKQFIRIFDNFSLIQKTLITNKTLGKPTLIIAKDYEAIAQEQLRELNIEADLIIEPVAKNTASCAIISAIQAKNNGYDTIILLPSDHYIHNVNNYLDTINKSLNYLEKFGICTIGIRPSFANSEYGYIKIKKLLADRIYKTEQFVEKPTIQQAQNYLEENDKYKNSKYFWNSGIFIFNIDFILEQAKLWQKELFKHAYKAYYFATKNYNNITLALEPYLHITPISLDYAIIENIRQMIMIEANFSWNDIGNWHSLWQMQEKDITNNYCEGDVINIDSTNSYISSNNKLTAVIGMDNIIIINTKDALLIANKSEIRKIKQLVVEMTEIGRKEIL from the coding sequence ATGAAAATAAAACCAGTAATTATGGCTGGTGGTCTAGGAACAAGATTATGGCCATTATCGAGACAAATGCAACCTAAACAATTCATCAGAATATTTGATAATTTTAGTTTAATCCAAAAAACTTTGATTACCAATAAAACTTTAGGTAAACCAACTTTAATAATTGCTAAGGATTATGAAGCAATAGCACAGGAGCAACTTAGAGAGCTAAATATAGAAGCAGATTTAATAATAGAACCTGTGGCTAAAAATACAGCATCATGTGCGATTATATCAGCTATTCAAGCAAAGAATAATGGCTACGATACGATTATATTACTGCCTTCTGACCATTATATACACAATGTTAATAACTACTTAGATACTATTAATAAATCTTTGAATTATTTGGAAAAATTTGGTATTTGTACTATTGGCATTAGACCTAGTTTTGCAAATAGCGAATATGGTTATATTAAGATAAAGAAGTTATTAGCAGATAGAATTTATAAAACTGAACAATTTGTAGAAAAACCTACTATTCAACAGGCACAAAATTATTTAGAAGAAAATGACAAATATAAAAATAGCAAATATTTTTGGAATTCAGGAATTTTTATTTTTAATATAGATTTTATTTTAGAGCAGGCTAAATTATGGCAAAAGGAACTATTTAAACATGCATATAAAGCATATTATTTTGCAACTAAAAATTATAACAATATAACTCTTGCTTTAGAACCATATCTACATATTACACCAATTTCTTTAGACTATGCTATAATCGAAAATATTAGGCAAATGATTATGATAGAAGCCAATTTTAGTTGGAATGATATTGGTAATTGGCATTCTTTATGGCAAATGCAAGAGAAAGATATAACCAATAATTACTGTGAAGGTGATGTGATCAACATTGATAGCACCAATTCATATATTAGCTCTAATAATAAGCTTACTGCGGTAATAGGAATGGATAATATAATAATTATTAATACTAAAGATGCCTTACTGATCGCAAATAAGTCAGAAATAAGAAAAATAAAGCAGCTGGTAGTAGAAATGACCGAGATTGGACGGAAAGAAATATTATGA
- the nuoH gene encoding NADH-quinone oxidoreductase subunit NuoH: MISLFQQYLLPLIIVALKVLSITIPLLLCVAYLTYAERRVIGLMQLRKGPNVVGYFGLLQPIADAVKLLFKETIIPRQADKILFTLAPMVTFVLSLIGWAVIPFDKKLVLADINVGVLYIMAISSLGVYGIIIAGWASNSKYAFLGAIRSSAQMISYEVSIGLVIVTVLLTTGTLNLSEIIERQQLLPWWVDLMLLPMAVIFFISVLVETNRLPFDLSEAESELVAGYNVEYSSMGFALFFLGEYANMILASGMTTTFFLGGYFPPFGIKFLNFIPGFIWFIVKVGLLLFCFLWIRATLPRYRYDQLMRLGWKVFLPFTLFWVVLVSSVLMFTGNLPN; the protein is encoded by the coding sequence ATGATATCGTTATTTCAACAATATCTATTACCGTTAATTATTGTGGCATTGAAAGTCCTATCTATCACTATTCCTCTTTTGCTGTGTGTAGCATATCTTACCTATGCTGAGCGAAGAGTAATAGGTTTAATGCAGTTAAGAAAAGGTCCAAATGTCGTTGGATATTTTGGGTTGTTGCAACCAATTGCTGATGCAGTTAAACTATTATTTAAAGAAACAATTATACCAAGACAAGCTGATAAAATATTATTCACCTTGGCTCCTATGGTTACCTTTGTGCTTAGTTTAATTGGTTGGGCAGTGATACCTTTTGATAAAAAGTTAGTGTTAGCTGACATTAATGTTGGTGTTTTATATATTATGGCAATCTCATCGTTGGGGGTTTATGGTATAATCATAGCTGGTTGGGCAAGTAATTCGAAATATGCTTTCCTTGGGGCTATTCGTTCGTCGGCTCAGATGATTTCATACGAAGTATCTATAGGGTTGGTGATTGTTACTGTACTTTTAACAACTGGAACTCTTAATCTTTCAGAAATCATAGAAAGGCAACAATTATTGCCTTGGTGGGTTGATTTGATGTTGTTACCTATGGCAGTAATATTCTTCATATCAGTACTTGTAGAAACTAATAGATTGCCTTTTGATTTATCAGAAGCTGAATCTGAGTTGGTTGCTGGTTATAATGTTGAATATTCTTCGATGGGTTTTGCCTTATTTTTTCTTGGTGAATATGCTAATATGATTTTAGCTAGCGGTATGACCACAACATTTTTCTTAGGTGGTTATTTTCCGCCTTTTGGCATTAAATTCTTGAATTTTATACCAGGCTTTATTTGGTTTATAGTAAAAGTTGGGTTGTTATTATTTTGTTTCTTATGGATAAGAGCGACATTACCTAGATATCGTTACGACCAGTTAATGCGTTTAGGTTGGAAAGTATTTTTACCTTTTACTTTATTTTGGGTGGTGTTAGTATCAAGTGTTTTAATGTTTACTGGTAATTTACCAAACTGA
- a CDS encoding NUDIX hydrolase, with protein sequence MNLRENIKNYVSNFQEENEYKQRMLDFLDNCENPFSRETKEGHFTSSGFFLNSNKTKFLLMHHRKLGKWLQPGGHCDGNNDLLAVAIKEAQEESGILDIEPISKQIYDIDVHFIPSNAKEQEHYHYDVRFLLKTVCNDCFVKNAESHDLRWLDFASNYEELLLDDSVKRMIKKYIQIIS encoded by the coding sequence ATGAACTTGCGTGAGAATATAAAAAATTATGTCAGCAATTTTCAAGAAGAAAATGAGTATAAACAAAGGATGTTAGACTTTTTAGATAATTGTGAAAATCCTTTTAGTAGAGAGACAAAAGAAGGGCATTTTACTAGTTCAGGATTTTTTCTTAATTCTAATAAAACAAAATTCTTATTGATGCATCATCGTAAGTTGGGTAAATGGTTGCAGCCAGGAGGGCATTGTGATGGTAATAATGATCTTTTAGCTGTAGCAATTAAAGAGGCTCAAGAAGAATCTGGAATTTTAGATATTGAGCCAATTTCTAAACAAATTTACGATATAGATGTTCATTTTATTCCTAGTAATGCTAAGGAGCAGGAGCATTATCATTATGATGTGAGATTTTTATTAAAAACCGTTTGCAACGATTGCTTTGTAAAAAATGCCGAATCACATGATTTAAGATGGCTAGATTTTGCTTCTAATTATGAAGAACTCCTGCTGGATGATTCAGTAAAAAGGATGATAAAGAAATATATCCAAATAATAAGTTAA